One region of Tissierellales bacterium genomic DNA includes:
- a CDS encoding response regulator, producing the protein MDKYTILVVDDIKENIDVLVGTLKKEYKVIFATSGQKALDIVKTQSIDLILLDIMMPQMDGFEVCKQLKKTKETAEIPIIFVTADHEVIDEAK; encoded by the coding sequence ATGGATAAGTATACCATCTTAGTAGTTGATGATATAAAAGAAAATATCGATGTTCTAGTTGGTACTTTAAAAAAGGAATACAAAGTAATATTTGCAACATCTGGACAAAAGGCATTGGACATAGTTAAAACGCAGAGCATAGATTTAATATTGCTTGATATAATGATGCCTCAAATGGATGGATTTGAAGTATGCAAACAGCTAAAGAAAACCAAAGAAACTGCTGAAATACCGATAATATTTGTTACTGCTGACCACGAAGTGATAGATGAGGCTAAG